A genomic stretch from Oscarella lobularis chromosome 11, ooOscLobu1.1, whole genome shotgun sequence includes:
- the LOC136193370 gene encoding uncharacterized protein has translation MDSAGFLAAIERGNMRKIREFVSKEPIEWKTVVNKDGIHAVALAIFYKYLEMVEYFLSIGWNIESRVDKSGSTGFLYAAYFGFVGGVDLFVERGCNIEAKNDHGNGALALACFEGHFAMVKKLIGMGFSVNETHQYDSISLHFAADQGHVDIAAYLIEKGADIEAETRVL, from the exons ATGGATTCCGCCG GCTTTCTTGCCGCTATCGAAAGAGGAAACATGCGCAAGATACGCGAGTTTGTATCGAAGGAGCCCATCGAATGGAAAACGGTGGTAAACAAG GATGGGATTCATGCAGTTGCTCTCGCCATTTTCTACAAATATTTGGAGATGGTAGAGTACTTTCTTTCAATAGGATGGAACATTGAAAGTCGAGTTGACAAG AGTGGATCAACGGGTTTTCTTTATGCTGCTTACTTTGGATTTGTTGGAGGAGTTGATTTATTTGTTGAGAGAGGTTGCAACATTGAAGCAAAGAACGAC CATGGCAACGGAGCTTTGGCATTGGCGTGTTTTGAGGGTCATTTTGCAATGGTGAAGAAACTGATTGGAATGGGATTCTCTGTCAACGAAACTCATCAA TATGACAGCATATCATTGCATTTTGCGGCCGATCAAGGACATGTTGATATTGCTGCATATCTTATTGAGAAAGGAGCTGATATTGAAGCTGAAACTAGAGTACTTTAA
- the LOC136193369 gene encoding probable serine/threonine-protein kinase DDB_G0271682 has translation MVNKLLGMGFSLRETDYIGRTSLHWAAKYDQRNVAKVLIDNGDNIEAQDNLGCTPLLTAIEFGSDNIIDFLLKEGCNVYAKTYKGECVLEVAIMGGRLDLFHRFVKAGMTATQLSTKSSRVLQKAAADGNEEAIESLKEIARFQCAEDPLSWISPQERVEMRKEIDTLKALLNKQDDSSVLERDVLERLDATSRASANSKEVEGIEESSQYLLVRAQKALHAARREAEEAQASAQERADRYERTIGDLRALCEEKERRLASAKEQDDLLHIPVADLKMTTIRLGGGAHGQVKVGYWRGCPVAVKTFYECLDTDYYLNLFKQEIAICTRARHPNIVFLCGVTTVNDTPLRIVTELLEGSLSDVIRASVRCEQPLSLREQIDLASGMTAGISYLHQLGPDGILHGDIRSTNVVVTSVMEAKICDLGAARFAQVSLSAGPLSPEYLAPERSPEKGHGVRNTKMADVYCLGVTLIELMIGQHPVVSRRVADVSSND, from the exons ATGGTGAATAAACTTCTTGGAATGGGATTTTCGCTACGCGAAACGGACTAC ATTGGACGTACGTCACTTCATTGGGCGGCGAAATATGATCAGAGAAACGTTGCTAAAGTTTTAATAGATAACGGTGACAATATTGAGGCTCAAGACAAt TTGGGATGCACTCCTCTTCTGACTGCTATTGAATTTGGCAGTGACAACatcattgattttcttctgaaaGAAGGCTGCAACGTGTACGCAAAAACGTATAAAGGAGAATGCGTTCTGGAGGTGGCAATCATGGGAGGACGACTGGATTTATTTCATCGCTTTGTGAAGGCTGGAATGACAGCCACGCAACTTTCAACT AAAAGTAGTCGAGTTTTGCaaaaagcggcggcggacggaAACGAAGAAGCTATTGAAAGTCTCAAAGAG ATAGCTCGTTTTCAATGCGCTGAAGATCCTTTGAGCTGGATTTCTCCTCAGGAAC GAGTAGAAATGCGAAAGGAAATTGATACATTGAAGGCCCTGTTGAACAAACAAGACGATAGCTCTGTTCTTGAAAGG GACGTCCTTGAGCGTTTGGATGCAACGAGTCGTGCTTCAGCCAATAGTAAAGAAGTGGAAGGGATTGAAGAGTCGTCTCAATATCTTCTCGTTCGGGCGCAGAAGGCACTTCATG CTGCGCGAAGAGAAGCCGAAGAGGCACAGGCTTCAGCTCAGGAGAGAG cCGACCGCTACGAACGCACGATAGGCGATTTGCGAGCTCTttgcgaagagaaagagagacgactGGCCAGTGCAAAGGAGCAGGACGACCTTCTTCACATACCCGTGGCTGACCTCAAGATGACGACAATTCGGCTTGGAGGAGGTGCCCACGGAC AAGTTAAAGTTGGTTACTGGCGCGGATGTCCCGTGGCGGTGAAAACGTTCTACGAATGCCTTGACACCGACTACTACCTTAACCTTTTCAAGCAAGAGATCGCTATCTGTACTCGAGCTCGTCATCCCAACATCGTCTTTCTGTGCGGCGTAACGACGGTGAACGACACACCGCTTCGAATTGTCACGGAGCTTCTCGAAGGCTCGCTGTCGGACGTCATCAGGGCATCTGTTCGTTGCGAGCAGCCGCTCTCTCTAAGAGAACAAATTGACTTGGCGTCAGGGATGACAGCTGGAATCAGCTATCTTCATCAGCTTGGTCCCGACGGTATTTTGCACGGAGACATTCGCTCtacaaacgtcgtcgtcacgtcggTGATGGAGGCAAAGATTTGCGATTTGGGCGCGGCTCGTTTCGCCCAAGTCTCTCTCTCAGCCGGCCCGCTGAGTCCCGAATATCTAGCCCCAGAACGAAGTCCAGAAAAGGGTCACGGTGTGCGCAACACGAAGATGGCTGACGTGTACTGCTTGGGTGTTACTCTGATTGAATTGATGATTGGGCAGCATCCGGTTGTGAGTCGTCGAGTGGCAGACGTGTCGTCGAATGATTGA